Below is a window of Humulus lupulus chromosome 2, drHumLupu1.1, whole genome shotgun sequence DNA.
ATGTATGGGCAGTTTAATGAGTCTGAAAAGCTATTGCGTAAACTCTATAATTGAAGTGCTACaataatgatatatttttttattaaaataaattacacATACTAAATAAATTACATTGTATCTATTtaaatatatgttaaaattaaaatatacttTTGAGAAGACACTATTAAAGtgatcatcaaaaaaaaaaaaggttatattatatgaaattcagtattttaatattacaaactttatattaaattaaattaattaattaaatgcggaataaAATATTAGTACTGGAACAGATATTCTGTAGTTACAGACAGAAATTTTGTAACTACAAATACACAACAAAAGGataaaacagaaaaataaaaacacagGTTTTTTATGTGGTgttactagtccacggggccacgccccgAGATAAGATACATTAATAAAGtttctcaaaaatacaaagtatttgacttaagcaaatattagactccctctaattttatgccgcaagcttgatgtatttTCCACTTGATGGATGAACCTTGCTGAAACTTCAAGAACTCGAACTCCCTTCAATTTGCTTGAGAGTGCTTGCTTCGTCCTGAGGCAAGACTAAGAtgaaccttctcccgaaggtttgCTCTTGTTTTTCTCTTTGTTGAATTGTTTCAATACACAAAACACATACAAAGACACAAAATAACAAATGTATAGTCGAACTACTAAcctctacaaaataaacactcTTTTTCTAAAGATGTATACATAAAAAATAGACCAAAAAGAGTTAATCTAGACAAGGCTATTATGGTAAGTATTTATACACAAATATACtcacataagataacatttacTAGGTCTGAACACACATAGCTCACTAGGAAATGTTTCCTTAAATAATCAatcaattatattaaataattagaGATGTGAGGAAACCGACAGACTGTCTATAGCTACAGATCAGTTCGTATCTAAGCTGACATTGCAAGATCCTATTTTCGGTTTTAATAAGGATTAATATGATCCTATCTGTTGAAATCTGGTCATAAGAATCAGATTGTCAAATGAAATCAGCCAGATATAAAATAAATCAgtatttattatttgattcatatgttAAAAGCTAAGTATATTGTCAAACCTTCTATAAATAAAATAGATTGATATAATCATCTTTTTATATGATCAGAATATAAATGTGAAcagaataaaaatgaaataatcttCAATTGAATGCCGAGATTacaataaataaatcaaaaaagtATTTTGTCAAATATATTTTGCCAAAAATGAAATTTACCTTATATAATACACAAgtatataattgtatatatatatattataactagtcACTTTAGTGAAAATTCTAATTATAATAATCGTAATATAATAATCTAGTcatgatataatcacaaatatgtaAAAATTAAGTTGTGCAAAACTCTCACTTTttatatttctaattattttttgcTAAAGCATGAAATTAATATGggtttgataaattataatttaaaaatattataagatacaaaaataatattatagtgtattataatttctatattaaacattttttttaaatctttataTTAGTGTGGCTTGTTAATATAAAATTACCAACATAAAAATGTTttaaaatatctaataaatataaaaatatttttagaacaaaataaaattatttaagatTCAAATATTGTTTATgctattatcatattaatttattttcaatattttaatttgggttaatatataataaataagtatatatatttaggggaattctcctataggagcttcactttaagctctatcggtggggctctcagtgttctcgacccgtgaacagttttcagcgcgattttttttattatcgtgtatattgtagctatttagaacatcttgcaaattttcaaaaaattctaaatagtttacagtaccgaaaactaagttcatatatgtagttgcacgcatgactaatttttttatgagtgtggaaaacaatatgtttgaactagttttcggtactgtaaactattcagaattttctgaaaatttgcaggatgctctaaatagctacaatttacacggtcataaaaaaatcgctccgaaaactgttcacgggtcgagaaacactgagagccccatcgatagggcttaaagtgaagcccctatagaagaattgtcctatatatttaAATGGAAAACATATTTATAGtagaattttttcaaaaaatagcTTTTAAAAATGTTAAAAGTTAGGTTGTGCCAACTTTAACTTTTAGCTATAACTTCTGAATAAATTTTTGAATAAGTTGTTTTCTGAGTGTTAACCAAATACATTTATTGCACAATTTTTAAGTGGATAAACCCTATGTATGGTTGAGAATGTGTGtatttatgtatatttattttatgtcaAATATATTGGTGTTAGGTAGATATGGTCTTCAAAGGTGGCCTTATTTAACTCCATTAAAGGTGCAAGAATAAATGCTTAATAGTGAAGTCGCCAATTAGATTTATTGAAGAAAACATTGTCTTACGAATTATTACTAGTTGATGTATATCTTGACAAAAAAAAGTTGGTCCATGTATATATTTGGCAGATGGTGACATACATATTGTCTTATAGCTAGCCGACCAAGAGTAGATtagaattaattaatatttaattattcacgACTCTTCATAAAACTATAAACAGTATTTGTGATAGAATCAACAATATTTGGTCATAGTACTTATttaccaattaaaaaaaatttgataatAAAAATATCTTTAGTCAATAAAAGGGTACACAGCAAGGAAATCCCACGGGACCCGTCTGTAATGGGGTGAGGACCGGGTGATTTAGCATCAGGCACAAAGGCATAAACTTTTTTCGAGGGGAGcaaagtataaaaaaaatattgaaggaggggccaaatatataattttctaaaaaactaagaataataattaaaaaacaatATAGAAATTTATCTCCAATTTTGAGGGAGCATTGTGTGGCGTGCTGCttctttggcacacccacatggggccattttgtaagtgagcatgcttTGGTGCTTGATTATAAGTCAAGTCTTACACTAAGCAatctcatgggatagggtagtgacagttttgtaatattgcatatgtctttcagacaaaaatcatatatgttcctaggaagactttatttccctagaaggctccttagggggaggtgacctggtgacttagggaagcaccatggccatcagcagatatgGGCCAAAACTGTGTACTCCCTTgtcctatcaaggctatatatattaataaaataacatttatccatacttgcccctgtgtgcttccttgttgcttatgtgttacttgtttgttatcttcgttgggccattgcgtgccacttgccttgttgtgtgctttgtgttgtgtggacgttcctaggaatgacttgctttgtgcttgctcatacttcattattgcccgttgcatgtccgagatgtgtatgtggttaaatgctgagtttgtttgcctgtaggtgtgtgttgtaggctgacttgctagcttgaagagtctgcaagtaccgcacgttccgtctagttggagtacccaaatagccggcccgtgacagttggtatcagagccaagttagaaagcgcttggtaaaacacactatggtgagcaacactcagaggatcgaagctcttgagaagcggttaggggaactagatggcctggacgaaagggtcagggatctttcctctgcgaGTCATGACTCGggatcgtctgatgcaaacaatcgcatagctgcgctggaaaaggagaatgatgttctcctatccagaataatcgcgttggagaaaagaaacactccaacaagtattTCGGTtccccctcggtgggaagagcgcatcgcggcagtggagcACATGCTGAAGGAATaagaagtttccataaatgacactacggaagactgcagggaggcagttggcatgctcagagaagaaatggctaagctatctgccaaggtaaacctgaccatgcgagcggttgggaatgcccctgcaacagggccgataggtatggagtatggcCGAGCTAAAgtacccgagctgaggccctataacggggccagacatgcaaaggatttggagaatttcctcttcgacatggaacattATTTTAGAGCCGTGCGGGCTGATTCGGAAGAAGGAAAGATCGCCATGGCTATCATGTATTTGtttggggatgccaaggtgtggtggaggaccacgtatgatgacatagagaatggcaggtgcaccatcacatcttgggcagacctgaagagagaattaaagacgcaatttctgccagaaaatgttgCTTACATAGCTCTTCGCCAGTTAAGAGAGctcaaacaagtcgggacagtccgagaatatgtaaagagattttcgggactgatgctcgatataaaggacatgttcgaagtagacaggctcttcttcttcctcgagGGATTGGAACCGTGGGCCAAataagaacttcaaagacagcgtgtGTCTGATCTTGCCACCGCTCAAGAtgctgccgaacgcttaacagattacactccggagagcagcctgccgaaaagggctactcctttaaccagctcaagtagcgctgggagtaagaagtctgggaagtcctggcagggcAAGAGTGGTGGAGAGAAGAGGAtagctgagtccaattcttccagtgggacagatgtTGCTGCAGGGAGGAAGTCGCTAGCTTGTTGGCTTTGAaaaggcccacataagtcggcagtttgcccttacaggggcaagctgaatgccttcattggccaagaacaacagggcgaaggagaagaggaagacgaaGAGTACGTGCACATGGGCGCTGTTcgcctgttgaatgctctcaagaaacatggcgagaaagggaagaagaccctggggaaggggctaatgttcgtggatgccactaTCAATGACAAGcccgccaaaagcgtgatgattgatactggcgccacccacaagTTCATTTATGAActtgaagcaaagcgactgggactgaagctggagaaagatgcaggccacatgaaagcggtcaactccaaggccttggccacaactggcatggctaaaggggtaaaagtgagaATCGACATGTGGGAGGGGCAGATTGActtggtggtcgtccatatggacgacttcgatgtagttttgggaatggactttctaaccgagaaaggtgccattccaattcctgccactggaagcttactcataatggtagagactccttcaatggtgcctgcaaaggtgaaaccaccccctggtgtgaagcttctatcagctttacagttcaagaagggtgtgaagaagcaggagcccacttatgtagctgtacccaccgtgttcgaggaagtagtggaagaaatttttccactagaaattacgagggtcttaaggatgtatggggacgtgatgccagataaactccccaaagccttgccaccaaagagggggattgatcaccagatggAACTGGTGCtcggagcgaaacctccaacaaaagcgccatacagaatggcaccccctgagctagaagaattgaggaaacaattaaaagagttattggaggcaggcttcatcagaccgtcaaaggcgccatttggcgcccctgtgctattccagaagaagcacgatgggagcttgagactgtgcatcgactataggtctctcaacaaggtgacagttcgcaacacctaccccatctctctgatcgctgatttgttcgaccagctaagtggagccaaatacttcacaaagttggacttgagatcgggttactatcaggtgaggattgtaaatggggatgaaccaaagacaaagtgttactcgatatggagcatttgagtttcgagtaatgccgtttgggttgtcaaatgcacctgctactttttgtacactgatgaaccaagtattccacgagtatctagataagttcgtggtggtgtacttggatgatatcgtggtttatagcgccacgattaaagagcatcaagaacacttgacTCAAGtatttcagaagttgagagagaaccagctatatgtgaagcgcgagaaatgctcgtttgcacaggagagcatcaagttcttaggccacgttgtggaacgtggccaaattcgtatggatctggagaaggtgagggcaatccaggaatggaaagcccccacaaacgtgaaagaactccgctccttcttgggcctagccaactactatagacgatttgtggacggctactcaagaagggcgacacccttgaccgagcttctgaaaaagggtatgacttgggcgtggactgacaagtgtgctgaagcatttaggagtttgaaggaagccatgatgaaggatcatgTTCTTCCTTTGCCAactagcaagcccttcgaagtacagacagatgcctcagattatgctctgggaggggtactagtacaagaagaccacccggccgcatatgagagccgcaagctgtctgaagctgagaggaggtatactgcccaggagaaggagctcctcgcagttatacattgcttgcgagtgtggaggcattacttgctggggtcaaagttcatggtgaagacggataatgcagctgttagtcatttccttactcagccgaaactgacccctaagcaggctcgatggtaGGAGTTCGTGGCGGAAATCGACTTctgttttgagcacagggcaggacgcttgaaccaggaAGTTgatgccttgagtcgcaaagcggagttggcaactctaaagatcttggctagtttttcggctagcgtggtgaacaccccactcaaggagcgcatcaaagaaaacctggagaaagacccggttGTCAGGACCGTCCtaaagctcgtaaaagaaggcaagactcgccagttctgggtggaggatgctcttctgtgggctaaagggggtcgcttgtatgttccgaaagctgaagatttgcgaaggacattactaagcgagtgtcatgacaccttgtgggcaggtcatccagggtggcagagaacccatgccctcttgaagcagggatactactggccacaaatgcaagatgatgtagtggagtacaccaagacctgtctcgtctgccagcaagacaaggtagataggaacaagacacctgggttgttggagcccttgcgagtcccaagacAAGGTCccaagcagggatactactggccacaaatgcaagatgatgggagagtgtgtcgcttgactttatcaccagtctaccgaagacaggggatctaagtgcgatcttggtagtcgtggacagattctcgaagtacgcaacattcatcctagtgtcgaagtactgttcggcagaagagacagctagacaatttttcaagcatattgtcaaatattggggagtgccctagaacattgttagtgaccgagatggaagattcactgggaccttttggtccgaactatttaatctcttggggtcacaaatgaacatttcctcgagctaccatccgtagacagatgggcagacagaaagattcaacgggatgttggaggagtacttgcgccactttgtcaatgccaataagaagaattggccgcaactactcgatgtagctcaattttgcttcaactctcaaaagagttcttcatcgagtaagagcccttttgaagttgttaatggacagcaaccaATGTTGCCCCACACAGTGAATGAATATCGCGGTCGGAACCCACGAGCCTTTCACTTCAGAAAAGAttggaagaaaacgacagagattgcccgagcttatttagaaaaagcatcaagaataatgaagaagtgggcagatcagaagcacAGACCACTgaagttcaaagcaggtgacttagtgttaatcaagctgaggctcGAATAGTTGAGATtctgaggggacaaagacatcagactcgttcgcaagtatgagggtccggtctcaatcatctcaaaagttggtctaacttcctacaaagtcgacctaccagcctggatgaagatacacccggtccttcacgtcagcaacttgaagtcgtatcatgaagatccaccaaatccagagcgcaaccagtcaaccagaggaggagccATCGTTTAGCCAAGGAGTAAgcatcaacctgaagaaatccttgCAGAAAGGATGGTCATCattgaccgtaaaaagcataaagagtatctggtaaaatggaaggggctcgtagatgacgagatcagctgggagagggcagaagacttgaagaagctcacgcagaagattgaagatctacaagttacttcgtcgaggacgccgaaggattgagtgggggagagtgtggcgtgctacccctttggcacacccacatgggaccattttgtaagtgagcatgccttggtgcttgatcattagtcaagtcttgcactaagcaacctcatgggatagggtagtggcagttttgtaatattgcatatgtctcctagacaaaaatcatatatgttcatgggaagactttatttccctagaagactccttagggggaggtgacctggtgacttagggaagcaccatggccatcagcagataggaaccaaagctgtgtactcccttgccctatcaatgctatatattaataaaataacatttatctatacttgcccctgtgtacttccttgttgcttatgtgtaacttgtttgttatcttcgttgggccctTGCGTGCCACTtaccttgttgtgtgctttgtgttgtgtggacgctcctaggaatgacttgctttgtacttgctcatacttcgttattgcccgttgcatgtctgagatatgtatgtggctaaccgctgagtttgtttgcctgtaggtgtgtgttgtaggctgacttgctagcttgaagagtctgcaagtgtcgcacgttccgtctagttggagtacccaaatagccggcccgcgACACCTTGGCCCCCTTACCATGTTAATAAATCCAACCATATTTAGCATTCTCTATCTAGAAACATAAGACGAGGACGAAGGTGGCACTCTCTATCCTGTTCATAATTTttcatttatgtatttattttgtttttgttttcttataATGCATGTAATTGTACATATCATATTttaaatttgtgattttttttattaaaacataTGTATTTATTgtgttgttttaaataattctttttgttttttacacaaacaagtCATTATCAAGGAGCCCAATTCCAGTGGGGATTCCACATCAACATCCCTATTGCGGACCAAGTAGGGTGGGGACGAGAGAGGCATTTCTTGCCCAATCCCCGTCTTGTCTTAATCTTTATAATCGTACATGAAATTATGTTTTTAGTAAttaacaaattaattaaaccatgcgAATTAATAAATccgcggaatggtaattaaatgttccACATCAACATCCCTATTGCAGACCAAGTAGGGTGGGGACGAGAGAGGCATTTCTTGCCCAATCCCCGTCTTGTTTTAATCTTTATAATCGTACATGAAATTATGTTTTTAGTAAttaacaaattaattaaaccatgcgAATTAATAAATccgcggaatggtaattaaatgttgaaacaaaTTTCAgctctgtcgggacagaatccgaacttgtcacgacagaaactgaacacaataaaaaacaGTGCAAAAACAGTAAATAACACAACAGacttttacaaggttcagaaactctgTCAGACAACCTACTTcttggggccacacccagagaataaaaccaattaataaaaaatcacaagtacaaaatattgacttaaacaaaacaagactccctcttgagatttgccacaactttgttgtacttctcttcagtAATCTGATCTTGATTTAAACGCCTatccacttgaactcccttcaatggccaacgagtgcttgcatcctcctgacgcaaggtttgtaaaaatcctctcccgaagactataaaagttgtgttcaaattacatgtattcactcatgaaagtggtataaactcaccacaaaaactaaacactcattttactacaagatcacgtgaatactatgatcttgaatacaaacaaGGAACTCtcataaatattacaatttactCACAACCTATGCACCAAAGACTTCATTTTTTCTCAATGccttagaagcctatttataaAGTCATTTTCGTGCTtagaaaggctgagaaagaatctcttaataaaagcaagaatatttaaAGGTTCAGATTCGACATATATGAATTTGGTAGGGACAGCTAATACATGtgtcagatcaaatttctcaagatagaaaaaacaattaattacttcaaagattcagtttcctgaaGTTTATTACCTTGAGCTGCATGAAAAATAAAAGGCAAATATTCGAGAAATGATTTTGAGTAAGTACAGaatatttgttttatataatGAAGATACAACTtccatttataatcatattgtgatAAAATCAAACTAAATAAGGAATTATATGAAAACCTTACAAACTAATTCCAGCCAATAATATTATGAAAATCACAATAATGGGAAagtaaaattatcttttaaataaaaagatatttctataaaattttccaattttaggatttacaatccccccctttggcaattttatagacaaggcatatctattttttaaaagatcctgCATAAAACAAGTGAGTGCTTAAATTCACAAGAGTCTCgaaatgactccccctgccaaaaataaccaaagcacatgactaaaacaattaacaattgcACGTCAAAGCACCAAAAGAAATGAGTACTCTCTTTCCCCCTCATTGTCTACGAAAAAAgccaaagaacaaaggaaacgAAACCAAAACAAAGATACATTTAAtgttcttttacatttatcaAAAGCAAATAAAATAAGATTGAAAGGAAGGGTAACCATCATGGAGCTggagtggtagatgcattgatgaTCGCCAAAGAATCCATGATTTGACGCTGAGTATCCTCCATGGCAGTGAACCGCTCGGAGAGACTTGCAATTCCTGTCTGGATAGAAGCAAGAGTAGTCGGGACAACAGAGGTGTCAGGCTCGACATCTCCAGACCCAGAACCAGCCAAATTAATGCCTTTGACCTTTCGAGCCGTGGTAGGAGCATTGTCATCTTTGATCTCTTTGACAGTGTATGTAGGTTCAACCAAAGGAGAAATCTAGGTCTCGTGTgacttcttcaaaggacgttgagagtccaaaagttttTTTATGACTTGCGAAAACATCAAGTGTTAACCCTTGCATTTGGCACCACTCAAGGATGTGAtctgataaaaaaaaatagcagTAGCAAGATCGACAGTGACACCAGTCCTAATTTTGAACAAAAGAAATgccatatcttgagtgatggtcgaggagtgagtggtaggcatccaatGGAACGTGGCAAATTTGAAAAGTGCATCATAGTAGTGAGTAAGGTCCGAGACATGGAGAGATGCacttggttcccacaccatagatTGGCCAACTAATTCAGACAaaacttgatcctttgcaaactcaataTAATCATCAATCTTAATAGGAACTAGATTGAGGGCCTTAGCAATTTTAGTAGGACTAAACCtataccaatgacccctaacataaaccttatgaaacataaaagaagtctgatctaataactcatcattcagatttgcataaaattccttaACTACCCAAGACACAAACCCATCAAAGCCAGACAAAGATCGTAACCAACCCCATTCATCTAAAGTAAGTaaaaccccaaaaacacgatgaagagcaaaaaggaaattatgttcactaataaagtgacgatgttcataaaattgcatatttttctcattaccattaaaactaaaagtaagagaatgagctttgaaagagGAACTTGAAGTACAGATGGGGGTACCCTTTTTGTTTAGTGCTTTTGGTAGACAATTCTGGAAATGTCAATGGTGTTATGCCCTTTGGCTCAGATGCAACAGTAGTGGTCTCTGATGGGTTTGTTTCAGATTTAGTCTCCTCCTCAAAATCATCATGCGGTTCTTCAAGAATTGGCTCAATCAAGGAGGGGTCCAACTCAGGCAATGAGTCTTCCATTTCAGGAGAGACATCCTTTGAGGAGGTGCAAGGAGGTGGGTTGATTTTTTCCTTCAATTTGAATTTGGATAAAGGAGTCgaatcagagatggagctagTACATTTTGCTGAAGTCACTTTGGTCTTCTTGGTTTTCGTTGATCCAGCGGCTTTGGATTTAtgtttgccctttgccttgggtgtcaGCACATCAGGGAATAATGACTATTCAGAGTCATGTTTAGACAGATCGGACACGACTTTAGTGGAGACAGATTGTGTAGGGCTTGAAGTCAAGGTAGGTTTGGATTTTACATGACCTTCGGATGAGGAGAGTGGAACCGCCGAGGCTTGTTTTTGCTGCGCATCATGGTTGAGAAAGGTCACTCCTTTACTCGTAGCCCCAATCAAGGTAGATCCCTCAGGACCCGGAAGAGCAATGGCCTTCTTCCTTGTTGTGGTTTTGGGTCGATGACCTGTAAGAGGCGAGGCAGCTGGTATTGAAGCTGGAACAGGAGGAGAGGCAGGGGGAACCGTCTCAGGAACTGTCTCCTTTTGAGACTTCACAGGTTTGGAggtattgttggcataaccaacaaaagcacactttatggcttttgaacctaatttttttctattaggttcgtttttctttcaatatgcaagacacccccacactttgaagtaccctatgttgggttttctccctttccataattcatatggagctatctcatttttcttcatcggtattcgattaagaatgtgacaagcggttaaaagcgcttcaccccataagttgaagttcaacttagaaaacaccaacatagaatttatcatctctagataagtcctatttttccttttggcaacaccattgtgttgtggtgtataaggtgcagcgcactcatgaattatacaattttcttcacaaaatgtattgaattcattagagaagtactctcctcctctatcattTCTTAGCACCTTagtctttttatttagttgattttcaacttctaatttatacaatttaaaagcatcaaaagtttcatctttatacTTTAAAAGGAACatataggtatatctactaaaatcttctataaaagtaagaaaatacattttaccaactctagttaaaacaccatttaattcacaatgATCGCCAtagattaaatctagtaaattagatgatctttctacactaggaaatggtttcttatgttaggaacgagtttcctaatacgcagcggaaaggtggtgtggttggcccagtgtacaacaaaaattttgtaacatatttaaactacctttaaatatgcggatccattaatatacatacattaatcataaacaagatactaatagaaatcatacctcttgaagcctatcaagtgtccttgctatcttttcatatttagaatgatcttcctatccaagccgctcccacgtactcacaccaagatcttccaaagcgttctctacacctcaagaaatgtgtgggcacttagagaatgaaggatagtttatttgtgattcttcttgatgtactcaactcatgagatcaagagaataggcctgagaattggttctttattttcagggagagagaaaactatcgttctatttctCACAGAGCGAATAATCTGAGTTGTCTCACACTCACttctcttattttgaataataatctgatcagtcttacttaacagaaaatattaaaaatttaaaaaataaatctgtaaccattttacaatttactttttaattaattaattattccattaatgaaaaaatccaaaaaccaatttttgaattatccattaa
It encodes the following:
- the LOC133815388 gene encoding uncharacterized protein LOC133815388, translating into MINPRSGMLDKILYARKKAGDYSGLGSNRSESSKNTIFVKSVNSVSVVTTNHFAGTSDFSKTTQLSSIPTDLQRKKISLKRNIRQFVYIVSLRHADTSGILSASTAERDSLMAQSQKETVPETVPPASPPVPASIPAASPLTGHRPKTTTRKKAIALPGPEGSTLIGATSKGVTFLNHDAQQKQASAVPLSSSEGHAKGKHKSKAAGSTKTKKTKVTSAKCTSSISDSTPLSKFKLKEKINPPPCTSSKDVSPEMEDSLPELDPSLIEPILEEPHDDFEEETKSETNPSETTTVASEPKGITPLTFPELSTKSTKQKGFSPTKIAKALNLVPIKIDDYIEFAKDQVLSELVGQSMVWEPKIKDDNAPTTARKVKGINLAGSGSGDVEPDTSVVPTTLASIQTGIASLSERFTAMEDTQRQIMDSLAIINASTTPAP